In one window of Miscanthus floridulus cultivar M001 chromosome 12, ASM1932011v1, whole genome shotgun sequence DNA:
- the LOC136496475 gene encoding uncharacterized membrane protein At4g09580-like yields MGRDERFPVWEAALGAGVAAAFAAGLVGVYLSMPDSDYSFLKLPRNLEELQILTGHLENYTSDYTLQVLVGYCAVYIFMQTFMIPGTIFMSLLAGALFGQLRGVALVVFAATAGASSCYFLSKMIGKPLVFTLWPDKLSFFQRQVAQRREKLLNYMLFLRVTPTLPNTFINLASPIVDVPYHTFLLGTLIGLIPAAYVTVRAGIALGELTSLSDLYDTQSIALLFLIGVVSVTPALLGKDEAQEKPSEMAVGAS; encoded by the exons atgGGGAGGGACGAGAGGTTCCCGGTGTGGGAGGCCGCGCTCGGCGCCGGGGTCGCCGCCGCCTTCGCCGCTGGGCTCGTCGGGGTCTACCTTTCCATGCCGGACTCCGACTACAGCTTCCTCAAGTTGCCACGTAATCTCGAGGAACTCCAAATCCTCAC TGGCCATCTTGAGAACTATACTAGTGACTACACCCTACAGGTGTTGGTAGGTTATTGCGCTGTGTACATCTTCATGCAGACCTTCATGATCCCAGGGACAATATTCATGTCTCTGCTTGCTGGTGCTCTATTTGGGCAACTCCGGGGCGTGGCCCTGGTGGTCTTTGCTGCCACTGCTGGTGCTTCTTCGTGCTATTTCCTGTCGAAGATGATTGGGAAGCCACTGGTGTTCACACTGTGGCCAGATAAGCTCAGCTTCTTCCAGAGACAG GTTGCTCAAAGAAGAGAGAAGCTGTTGAATTACATGCTTTTCCTCAGGGTAACCCCAACATTGCCAAATACCTTCATCAACTTAGCTTCGCCCATAGTAGATGTCCCCTACCATACATTCTTACTGGGAACTCTCATTGGTCTTATCCCAGCTGCTTATGTGACTGTCAGG GCTGGAATTGCTCTTGGGGAGTTAACTTCGCTGAGTGACCTTTACGACACCCAGTCGATAGCACTGCTATTCCTGATCGGTGTTGTTTCAGTCACACCAGCATTGTTGGGCAAGGACGAGGCACAAGAAAAACCATCAGAAATGGCGGTAGGCGCATCATGA
- the LOC136497049 gene encoding protein TORMOZ EMBRYO DEFECTIVE-like, producing MASTHVLKKNYRCDRSLQQFYTGGPFAVGLAPGGDGEGGAEAEAFLACACGGEVRVVSAADASAIGEPIDGDSEAITALALSPDSRLIFAAGHSRLIRVWDLASRTCIRSWKGHDGPIMAMACHASGGLLATAGADKKVCVWDVDGGFCTHFLRGHTGVVTTIMFHKDPKRLLLFSGSEDGTVRVWNLETKKCVAVLKEHFSAVTSLTLSDDGQTLLSAGRDKIVTAWDIRKYSSKKTIPTYEMIEAVSFIGSGSELLACLGIELANIKEKAAGYFLTVGERGVVRIWCLESSLCVFEQQTSDVTVNSENEETRRGFTSAVMLPNDQRLLCVTADQQFLFYCPKRTDDGTFELSLYRRLIGYNDEILDLKFVGEEEQYLAVATNLEQVRVYDVASMSCSYVLAGHTEIVVCIDTCVSASGKTLVVTGSKDNTVRLWDAERKSCIGIGKGHLGAVGSVAFSKKTKNFFVSGSSDRTIKVWTWDNTLSDAEDEVPLKAKAVVAAHDKDINSLAISPNDGLVCSGSEDRTACIWKLPNLVSSIVLKGHKRGIWSVEFSPVEQCVMTSSGDRTIKIWSVADGSCLKTFEGHTSSVLRASFLSRGTQVVSCGSDGLVKLWTIKTNECIATYDKHDGKVWALAVGMKTEMVATGGTDSVLNLWHDCTMEDKQEDFRKKEEEVLRGQELENAVSDSDYAKAIQLAFELRRPHRLLDLFSQLARRADAEDPIEKALLGLPKDGLRVLLEYVREWNTKPKFCHVAQFVLFRVLRSFSPTDILEIKGISELLEGLIPYSQRHFSRVDRLVRSTFLLDYTLMRMSVVDPDVDAGTIKDEMNGSSVENGELAEPRPASPVPEKSSKKRKSRKSSKKGKEKKVKVASSGHSNDVSDEA from the exons ATGGCTTCGACGCATGTTCTTAAGAAGAACTACCGCTGCGACCGCTCCCTGCAGCAGTTCTACACTGGCGGGCCCTTTGCGGTCGGCCTCGCccccggcggcgacggcgagggcggCGCCGAGGCTGAGGCCTTCCTCGCGTGCGCGTGCGGTGGGGAGGTGCGCGTGGTGTCCGCCGCGGACGCCTCCGCCATAGGGGAGCCCATCGACGGCGACTCGGAGGCCATCACCGCGCTGGCGCTGTCCCCCGACTCACGGCTCATCTTCGCCGCGGGGCACAGCAGGCTTATTAGGGTCTGGGACCTCGCGTCCCGAACTTGCATACGCAGCTGGAAG GGACATGATGGTCCTATCATGgccatggcatgccatgcttctGGTGGTTTGCTTGCAACTGCCGGAGCAGACAAGAAGGTCTGTGTATGGGATGTCGATGGTGGATTTTGCACCCATTTCCTTAGAGGCCATACAGGCGTTGTGACGACCATTATGTTCCACAAAGATCCAAAGCGCCTTCTG TTGTTTTCAGGAAGTGAAGATGGCACCGTGCGAGTGTGGAACCTTGAAACCAAAAAATGTGTTGCTGTGCTTAAAGAGCATTTTTCGGCAGTCACTTCATTGACATTGTCTGATGATGGACAAACATTGCTCAGTGCTGGGAGGGATAAG ATTGTTACCGCGTGGGATATTCGTAAGTATAGCTCAAAGAAGACAATACCGACATATGAAATGATAGAAGCTGTTTCCTTCATTGGATCAGGAAGTGAGCTCTTGGCTTGTTTGGGCATAGAACTGGCAAATATAAAGGAGAAAGCGGCCGGTTATTTTCTTACAGTTGGTGAACGTGGGGTTGTGCGCATCTGGTGCTTGGAGAG TTCTCTTTGCGTGTTCGAGCAGCAAACATCTGATGTAACTGTTAACTCAGAGAACGAGGAAACCAGGAGGGGCTTTACATCTGCTGTTATGTTGCCAAATGATCAAAGATTACTATGTGTTACTGCTGATCAGCAGTTTTTGTTCTATTGTCCCAAAAGAACTGATGATGGGACCTTTGAACTGTCCCTATATAGACGACTAATAGGTTATAATGATGAGATTCTTGACTTGAAGTTTGTTGGGGAGGAGGAACAATATCTTGCTGTAGCTACCAACTTGGAGCAG GTCCGTGTTTATGATGTTGCATCGATGTCATGTTCTTATGTACTTGCTGGCCACACCGAAATAGTTGTTTGCATTGACACCTGTGTCTCTGCTTCCGGGAAGACACTTGTTGTAACTGGGAGCAAGGATAATACT GTGAGGTTATGGGATGCTGAAAGAAAAAGCTGTATTGGCATTGGCAAAGGCCATCTGGGAGCTGTTGGTTCTGTTGCCTTCTCAAAGAAAACAAAGAACTTTTTTGTTAGTGGCAGCAG TGATCGAACCATTAAGGTATGGACCTGGGACAATACACTTAGTGATGCTGAAGATGAAGTCCCTCTTAAAGCAAAGGCTGTTGTAGCTGCACATGATAAAGATATTAATTCTCTGGCAATTTCACCTAATGATGGCCTTGTTTGCAGTGGTTCTGAG GACCGAACTGCTTGCATATGGAAACTCCCTAACCTAGTGTCCTCTATTGTCCTTAAGGGACACAAAAGAGGAATCTGGTCAGTTGAGTTTTCTCCTGTTGAACAATGTGTCATGACATCCTCTGGTGATAGAACAATCAAAATATGGTCCGTTGCTGATGGCTCATGCTTGAAGACATTTGAGGGTCATACATCAAGTGTTCTGCGAGCTTCTTTCCTTTCACGTGGAACTCAAGTTGTTTCTTGTG GAAGTGATGGTCTAGTGAAGTTATGGACAATCAAGACAAATGAATGCATTGCTACTTATGATAAGCATGATGGGAAG GTCTGGGCATTGGCTGTTGGCATGAAAACTGAAATGGTTGCTACTGGTGGAACTGATTCTGTCCTCAACCTGTGGCATGATTGCACCATGGAAGATAAGCAGGAAGATTTCCGTAAGAAG GAGGAAGAAGTTTTAAGAGGCCAGGAATTGGAAAATGCTGTGTCAGATTCTGACTATGCAAAGGCAATACAACTTGCATTTGAGCTTAGAAGACCACACAGGCTTCTAGATTTATTCTCACAGCTTGCCAG GAGAGCTGATGCAGAGGATCCAATAGAAAaggctcttcttggtcttccaaAGGATGGCCTCCGCGTGCTTCTTGAGTATGTCCGTGAATGGAATACGAAGCCCAAGTTCTGTCATGTTGCACAGTTTGTGCTTTTTCGGGTATTGAGGAGTTTCTCTCCCACTGATATCCTGGAG ATCAAGGGCATCAGTGAGCTCCTTGAGGGCCTTATTCCGTATTCGCAGAGGCATTTCAGCAGAGTCGATAGACTAGTCCGAAGCACGTTTCTGTTGGACTATACACTGATGCGAATGTCCGTGGTAGATCCAGATGTAGATGCGGGCACAATCAAAGATGAAATGAATGGTTCATCTGTGGAGAACGGTGAACTTGCAGAGCCTCGGCCTGCTTCACCTGTACCAGAGAAGTCAAGCAAGAAGAGAAAATCCAGGAAATCAAGTAAAAAGGGCAAGGAGAAGAAGGTGAAGGTTGCCTCGAGTGGACACAGCAATGATGTCTCTGATGAAGCCTGA